From Streptomyces sp. Edi4, one genomic window encodes:
- a CDS encoding ABC transporter ATP-binding protein, producing MLIRLLRSHLGPYKKPIAFLVLLQLLQTSATLYLPTLNANIIDNGVVNGDTGYILGHGGIMIAISLVQVLCNIGAVFFGARTAAALGRDVRAAVFARVQSFSAREVGQFGAPSLITRTTNDVQQVQMLVLMTFTLMVSAPIMCVGGIIMALGQDVPLSAVLLAVVPVLGVAVSLIVRRMRPLFRTMQTRLDTVNRVLREQITGNRVIRAFVRDAYEQDRFKGANTELTDVTLATGRLMALMFPTVMTVVNVSSVAVVWFGAHRIDSGDMQIGQLTAFLAYLMQIVMAVMMATFMFMMVPRAEVCAERIEEVLATDTSVVAPRSPVLELRRHGHLEVRGADFKYPGAEASVLRGVDLVARPGEITAVIGSTGSGKSTLLGLVPRLMDATDGQVLVDGEDVRTLDPVLLAKTVSLVPQKPYLFSGTVATNLRYGNPDASDDELWHALEVAQAKDFVSRLDGGLDAPIAQGGTNVSGGQRQRLAIARTLVQRPEIYLFDDSFSALDYATDAALRSALARETAEATVVIVAQRVSTIREADRIIVLDEGRVVGTGRHHELMADNETYREIVLSQLTEAEAA from the coding sequence GTGCTCATACGTCTCCTGCGGTCCCACCTAGGGCCGTACAAGAAACCGATCGCCTTCCTGGTGCTGCTGCAACTCTTGCAGACCAGCGCCACCCTTTACCTGCCCACCCTGAACGCGAACATCATTGACAACGGTGTCGTCAACGGTGACACGGGCTACATCCTGGGTCACGGCGGCATCATGATCGCCATCAGCCTCGTCCAGGTGCTGTGCAACATCGGTGCCGTCTTCTTCGGCGCCAGGACCGCGGCCGCGCTCGGGCGCGACGTCCGGGCCGCCGTCTTCGCGCGGGTGCAGTCCTTCTCGGCCCGCGAGGTCGGTCAGTTCGGGGCGCCGTCCCTGATCACCCGCACCACCAATGACGTCCAGCAGGTCCAGATGCTGGTCCTGATGACGTTCACCCTGATGGTGTCCGCGCCGATCATGTGCGTCGGCGGCATCATCATGGCGCTCGGCCAGGACGTGCCGCTCTCGGCGGTGCTGCTCGCCGTCGTACCCGTCCTCGGCGTCGCGGTCTCGCTGATCGTGCGCCGGATGCGGCCGCTGTTTCGCACCATGCAGACCCGCCTGGACACCGTGAACCGGGTGCTGCGCGAGCAGATCACCGGCAACCGCGTGATCCGCGCCTTCGTGCGCGACGCCTACGAGCAGGACCGCTTCAAGGGTGCCAACACCGAGCTCACCGACGTCACACTCGCGACCGGCCGCCTGATGGCGCTGATGTTCCCGACGGTCATGACCGTCGTGAACGTCTCCTCGGTCGCCGTGGTCTGGTTCGGCGCGCACCGCATCGACAGCGGCGACATGCAGATCGGCCAGCTCACCGCGTTCCTGGCCTACCTCATGCAGATCGTGATGGCCGTGATGATGGCCACCTTCATGTTCATGATGGTGCCGCGCGCCGAAGTCTGCGCCGAACGCATCGAGGAAGTCCTCGCCACCGACACCAGTGTGGTGGCGCCCAGGAGCCCGGTGCTGGAACTGCGTCGGCACGGCCATCTGGAAGTGCGCGGCGCCGACTTCAAGTACCCCGGCGCCGAGGCGTCCGTACTGCGCGGCGTGGACCTGGTGGCAAGGCCCGGCGAGATCACCGCCGTCATCGGCTCGACGGGCAGCGGCAAGTCCACGCTGCTCGGCCTCGTGCCGCGCCTGATGGACGCGACCGACGGGCAGGTCCTGGTCGACGGCGAGGACGTGCGCACCCTCGACCCCGTCCTGCTGGCCAAGACCGTCTCCCTCGTACCGCAGAAGCCGTACCTGTTCTCCGGCACCGTCGCCACCAACCTGCGCTACGGCAACCCCGACGCGAGCGACGACGAGCTCTGGCACGCCCTGGAAGTGGCGCAGGCCAAGGACTTCGTCTCCCGCCTCGACGGCGGCCTCGACGCGCCGATCGCGCAGGGCGGCACCAACGTCTCCGGCGGCCAGCGCCAACGGCTCGCCATCGCGCGCACCCTGGTCCAGCGCCCGGAGATCTACCTCTTCGACGACTCCTTCTCGGCGCTCGACTACGCCACCGACGCGGCGCTGCGCTCCGCGCTCGCCCGTGAGACCGCCGAGGCCACGGTCGTGATCGTGGCCCAGCGGGTCTCCACCATCCGCGAAGCCGACCGCATCATCGTCCTCGACGAGGGACGGGTCGTGGGGACCGGCCGCCATCACGAACTGATGGCCGACAACGAGACGTACCGGGAGATCGTGCTCTCCCAGCTGACGGAGGCTGAGGCGGCATGA
- a CDS encoding ABC transporter ATP-binding protein, with the protein MSGPGGRMMMGGGPDQRSMNFKDSGKRLVKRLAPEKATLSVMLLAVVCSVGLSVVGPKILGKATDLVFAGVVGRKIPEGVTKAQALDGLRHKGQGGLADMLSGVDFHPGHGIDFDGVARVLLAALAVYVGAGLLMLVATRLSNRAINKTVFRMREDIQSKLSRLPLSYFDKAKRGEVLSRATNDIDNISQTMQQTMGQLINSLLTIVGVLVMMFWISPLLALVALVTVPLSIVVATRVGKRSQPQFVQQWKSTGKLNAHIEEMYTGHALVKVFGRQQESARAFAEQNDALYEASFKAQFNSGVMQPLMMFVSNLNYVLVAVVGGLRVATGSLSIGDVQAFIQYSRQFSMPLTQVASMANLVQSGVASAERIFELLDADEQEPDTSSPERPEVARGAVALEHVSFRYEPDKPLIEDLSLTVEPGHTVAIVGPTGAGKTTLVNLLMRFYEVTGGRITLDGVDAARMTREEVRAGIGMVLQDTWLFGGTIADNIAYGAPKDVTREEIEEAAKAAHADRFIRTLPEGYDTVIDDEGSGVSAGEKQLITIARAFLSDPVILVLDEATSSVDTRTEVLIQKAMARLAHGRTSFVIAHRLSTIRDADVILVMEDGSIVEQGTHDELLAADGAYARLYAAQFAQAVAEVD; encoded by the coding sequence ATGAGCGGGCCCGGTGGACGCATGATGATGGGCGGCGGCCCCGATCAGCGGTCGATGAACTTCAAGGACTCCGGAAAACGGCTGGTCAAACGGCTCGCACCGGAGAAGGCCACGCTGAGTGTGATGCTCCTCGCGGTCGTGTGCAGCGTCGGTCTCTCGGTGGTCGGGCCGAAGATCCTCGGCAAGGCGACCGACCTGGTCTTCGCCGGGGTCGTCGGACGCAAGATCCCCGAGGGCGTCACCAAGGCGCAGGCCCTGGACGGCCTGCGCCACAAGGGCCAGGGCGGCCTCGCCGACATGCTCTCCGGAGTGGACTTCCACCCCGGCCACGGCATCGACTTCGACGGCGTCGCACGTGTGCTGCTCGCGGCGCTCGCGGTGTACGTGGGCGCGGGGCTGCTCATGCTCGTGGCGACCCGGCTGTCCAACCGCGCCATCAACAAGACCGTGTTCCGCATGCGCGAGGACATCCAGAGCAAGCTGTCGCGGCTGCCGCTGTCCTACTTCGACAAGGCCAAGCGCGGTGAGGTGCTCAGCCGCGCCACCAACGACATCGACAACATCTCGCAGACGATGCAGCAGACGATGGGCCAGCTCATCAACTCGCTCCTGACCATCGTCGGCGTCCTGGTGATGATGTTCTGGATCTCCCCGCTGCTCGCCCTGGTGGCGCTGGTCACGGTGCCGCTGTCGATCGTGGTCGCCACCAGGGTCGGCAAGCGCTCGCAGCCCCAGTTCGTCCAGCAGTGGAAGTCCACGGGCAAGCTGAACGCGCACATCGAGGAGATGTACACCGGGCACGCCCTGGTGAAGGTGTTCGGCCGCCAGCAGGAGTCGGCGCGGGCGTTCGCCGAGCAGAACGACGCGCTGTACGAGGCCTCGTTCAAGGCGCAGTTCAACAGCGGCGTCATGCAGCCCCTGATGATGTTCGTGTCCAACCTGAACTACGTCCTGGTGGCGGTCGTCGGTGGTCTTCGGGTCGCGACGGGCTCGCTGTCCATCGGTGACGTGCAGGCGTTCATCCAGTACTCGCGGCAGTTCTCGATGCCGCTGACCCAGGTCGCCTCCATGGCCAACCTGGTGCAGTCCGGCGTCGCCTCCGCCGAGCGGATCTTCGAACTCCTCGACGCCGACGAGCAGGAGCCGGACACCTCATCGCCCGAGCGCCCCGAGGTGGCGCGCGGCGCGGTCGCCCTGGAGCACGTGTCCTTCCGCTACGAGCCCGACAAGCCGCTCATCGAGGACCTGTCCTTGACGGTGGAGCCCGGGCACACGGTCGCCATCGTCGGCCCCACCGGCGCCGGCAAGACGACCCTGGTCAATCTGCTCATGCGTTTCTACGAGGTCACCGGCGGCCGGATCACCCTGGACGGGGTGGACGCGGCGCGGATGACCCGCGAGGAGGTGCGGGCCGGCATCGGCATGGTGCTCCAGGACACCTGGCTGTTCGGCGGCACGATCGCGGACAACATCGCGTACGGCGCCCCGAAGGACGTGACCCGCGAGGAGATCGAGGAGGCGGCGAAGGCGGCCCACGCCGACCGCTTCATCCGTACGCTCCCCGAGGGCTACGACACCGTCATCGACGACGAGGGCTCCGGGGTCAGCGCGGGCGAGAAGCAGCTCATCACGATCGCGCGGGCGTTCCTGTCCGACCCGGTGATCCTGGTCCTCGACGAGGCGACGAGCTCGGTCGACACCCGCACGGAGGTGCTGATCCAGAAGGCGATGGCCCGGCTCGCGCACGGGCGTACGTCGTTCGTCATCGCGCACCGGCTCTCCACGATCCGGGACGCGGACGTGATCCTCGTGATGGAGGACGGCTCGATCGTCGAACAGGGCACGCACGACGAGCTGTTGGCGGCGGACGGCGCGTACGCCCGCCTGTACGCGGCCCAGTTCGCCCAGGCGGTCGCCGAAGTGGACTGA
- a CDS encoding sigma-70 family RNA polymerase sigma factor, whose protein sequence is MAVPESSERGRPTPAGGHLTPADPLNDESGTECGPAAPVPLPDAPDPAAITLEVAPVQTRTLTDHDVVTAALAPRPRPARRPDTERTGPQAGPAPEPFEEEAPRPPAPGPGRADTGGPSSDLFRQYLREIGRIPLLTAVEEVELARRVEAGLFAEEKLNTAPDLDSRLAVDLDTLVVMGRMAKRRLIEANLRLVVSVAKRYVGRGLTMLDLVQEGNLGLIRAVEKFDYARGYKFSTYATWWIRQAMSRALADQARTIRVPVHVVELINRVVRVQRRMLQERGYEPTADEVAAHLDLTPERVGEVLRLAQEPISLHAPVGEEDDVALGDLIEDGDAASPVESAAFLLLRQHLEAVLSTLGERERKVVQLRYGLADGRPRTLEEIGRIFGVTRERIRQIESKTLNKLRDHAFAEQLRGYLD, encoded by the coding sequence ATGGCGGTGCCTGAGTCCTCGGAGCGCGGCCGGCCCACCCCCGCAGGTGGGCACCTCACCCCCGCGGATCCGCTCAACGATGAGTCCGGGACGGAATGCGGCCCGGCCGCCCCCGTCCCGCTGCCGGACGCCCCCGATCCGGCAGCGATCACCCTGGAGGTCGCCCCCGTGCAGACCCGGACCCTGACCGACCACGACGTCGTCACGGCAGCGCTGGCGCCGCGGCCCCGCCCCGCGCGCCGCCCGGACACGGAGCGGACCGGGCCCCAGGCGGGGCCCGCGCCCGAACCGTTCGAGGAAGAGGCGCCCCGGCCCCCGGCCCCCGGCCCCGGCCGGGCCGACACAGGCGGCCCCTCCTCGGACCTCTTTCGCCAGTACCTGCGCGAGATCGGACGCATCCCGCTGCTCACCGCCGTCGAGGAGGTCGAGCTGGCGCGGCGCGTCGAGGCCGGTCTGTTCGCCGAGGAGAAGCTGAACACCGCCCCCGACCTCGACTCCCGACTCGCCGTGGATCTGGACACGTTGGTCGTCATGGGCCGCATGGCCAAACGCCGCCTCATCGAGGCGAACCTGCGGCTCGTGGTCTCGGTGGCCAAGCGGTACGTGGGGCGCGGCCTGACCATGCTCGACCTGGTCCAGGAGGGCAACCTCGGTCTGATCAGGGCGGTGGAGAAGTTCGACTACGCGCGGGGCTACAAGTTCTCCACGTACGCGACCTGGTGGATCCGCCAGGCCATGTCGCGGGCGCTCGCCGACCAGGCCCGCACCATACGGGTGCCCGTGCACGTCGTCGAACTCATCAACCGCGTGGTGCGCGTCCAGCGCCGGATGCTTCAGGAACGCGGCTACGAGCCGACAGCCGACGAGGTCGCCGCCCACCTCGACCTGACCCCGGAACGGGTCGGCGAGGTGCTGCGCCTGGCCCAGGAACCGATCTCGCTGCACGCGCCGGTGGGGGAGGAGGACGATGTCGCGCTCGGCGACCTCATCGAGGACGGCGACGCCGCCTCCCCCGTGGAGTCCGCCGCGTTCCTGCTGCTTCGCCAGCATCTGGAAGCGGTGCTGTCCACGCTCGGTGAACGCGAACGCAAAGTGGTGCAGCTGCGGTACGGGCTCGCGGACGGCCGGCCGCGCACGCTGGAGGAGATAGGGCGCATCTTCGGCGTGACCCGGGAGCGGATCCGCCAGATCGAGTCGAAGACGCTGAACAAACTCCGCGACCACGCGTTCGCGGAGCAGCTGCGGGGTTACCTGGACTGA
- the dnaG gene encoding DNA primase, whose amino-acid sequence MAGRINDDDVKAVRDAVPIDAVVSEYLQLRNAGGGNLKGLCPFHDEKSPSFQVSPSKGLFHCFGCQEGGDTIAFVRKIDHLSFSEAVERLAATAGITLRYEEGGYNPSHQRGERIRLVEAHKAAAQFYSEQLGSPEAEIGRAFLAERGFDQAAAAHFGVGYSPAGWDHLTRYLRGKGFSDKELLTSGLAQESRRNPIDRFRGRLMWPIRDVSGEVVGFGARKLRDDDNGPKYLNTPETPIYKKSQVLYGIDLAKKDIAKSSRAVVVEGYTDVMACHLAGVTTAIATCGTAFGGDHIKILRRLLMDNGSARVIFTFDGDAAGQKAALRAFEDDQKFAAETYIAIAPDNMDPCDLRLAKGDEAVAELVQPRTPLFEFAIRQIVSRYDLETPAGRAAALDEAAPIVARIKNVASQHEVAVQLAGILGILDTQFVVKRVAQLARWARDRGGKGPAPAPGRRQGYESAAPRPSVGPGPALNLRSPAHRTERELLKLALQYPHLVSPAFDAYGADEFTAPPYAAVRQCIQEAGGATDAPSDYLPTVMDRAPNDVVRALVTELAVEAIHARTVDEAYAGEQLVAVRRRAVDRRLLDIQGSLARLGQHGDPAQLAAVQNELWVLQQYGQALRNKGAAAL is encoded by the coding sequence GTGGCAGGCAGGATCAACGATGACGACGTGAAGGCGGTACGGGACGCGGTCCCGATCGACGCCGTCGTGTCCGAATACCTCCAGCTGCGCAACGCGGGCGGCGGCAACCTCAAGGGTCTGTGTCCCTTCCACGACGAGAAGTCCCCGTCCTTCCAGGTCAGCCCGAGCAAGGGTCTCTTCCACTGCTTCGGCTGCCAGGAAGGCGGCGACACGATCGCCTTCGTGCGCAAGATCGACCACCTGTCGTTCTCCGAGGCGGTCGAGCGCCTGGCCGCCACCGCGGGTATCACCCTGCGCTACGAGGAGGGCGGCTACAACCCCTCGCACCAGCGCGGCGAACGCATCCGCCTGGTCGAGGCGCACAAGGCGGCCGCGCAGTTCTACAGCGAACAGCTGGGCAGCCCCGAGGCGGAGATCGGCCGGGCCTTCCTCGCCGAGCGCGGCTTCGACCAGGCGGCGGCCGCCCACTTCGGTGTGGGCTACAGCCCGGCGGGCTGGGACCACCTGACGCGCTATCTGCGCGGCAAGGGCTTCAGCGACAAGGAACTGCTCACCTCGGGCCTGGCCCAGGAGAGCCGCCGCAACCCCATCGACCGCTTCCGGGGCCGCCTGATGTGGCCGATCCGCGACGTGTCGGGCGAGGTCGTCGGCTTCGGCGCGCGCAAGCTGCGCGACGACGACAACGGCCCCAAGTACCTCAACACCCCCGAGACGCCGATCTACAAGAAGTCGCAGGTCCTGTACGGCATCGACCTGGCCAAGAAGGACATCGCCAAGTCCAGCCGCGCGGTCGTCGTCGAGGGCTACACCGACGTCATGGCCTGCCACCTGGCCGGCGTCACCACCGCGATCGCCACGTGCGGCACCGCCTTCGGCGGCGACCACATCAAGATCCTTCGCCGGCTGCTCATGGACAACGGCTCGGCCCGCGTGATCTTCACCTTCGACGGCGACGCGGCGGGCCAGAAGGCGGCTCTGCGGGCCTTCGAGGACGACCAGAAGTTCGCCGCCGAGACCTACATCGCGATCGCGCCCGACAACATGGACCCCTGCGATCTGCGCCTGGCCAAGGGCGACGAGGCGGTCGCCGAGCTGGTCCAGCCCCGCACCCCGCTCTTCGAGTTCGCCATCCGCCAGATCGTGAGCCGCTACGACCTGGAGACGCCGGCGGGGCGGGCCGCGGCCCTGGACGAGGCGGCCCCCATCGTGGCCCGCATCAAGAACGTCGCCTCCCAGCACGAGGTCGCCGTCCAACTCGCGGGCATCCTCGGCATCCTGGACACCCAGTTCGTGGTCAAGCGCGTCGCCCAGCTCGCCCGCTGGGCCCGCGACCGGGGCGGCAAGGGCCCCGCGCCCGCGCCCGGCCGCCGCCAGGGCTACGAGAGCGCCGCCCCCCGCCCCTCGGTGGGCCCCGGCCCCGCGCTGAACCTGCGCAGCCCCGCCCACCGCACCGAACGGGAGCTGCTGAAGCTGGCGCTCCAGTACCCGCACCTGGTCTCCCCGGCGTTCGACGCCTATGGCGCGGACGAGTTCACCGCGCCGCCCTACGCGGCGGTGCGCCAGTGCATCCAGGAAGCGGGCGGCGCCACCGACGCCCCGTCGGACTATCTGCCCACCGTCATGGACCGCGCGCCCAACGACGTGGTCCGCGCCCTGGTCACCGAGCTCGCCGTCGAGGCCATCCACGCCCGCACCGTCGACGAGGCGTACGCGGGCGAGCAGTTGGTGGCCGTGCGCCGCCGCGCCGTCGACCGGCGCCTCCTGGACATCCAGGGCAGCCTCGCCCGCCTCGGCCAGCACGGCGACCCGGCCCAACTGGCCGCCGTACAGAACGAGTTGTGGGTGCTTCAGCAGTACGGTCAGGCCCTGCGCAACAAGGGCGCGGCCGCGCTCTAG